A genomic region of Elaeis guineensis isolate ETL-2024a chromosome 9, EG11, whole genome shotgun sequence contains the following coding sequences:
- the LOC105051315 gene encoding BAG family molecular chaperone regulator 3, producing the protein MIKLRSKKLFKRSSKLSSSSSSVVTGGCGGGVNIEWEMRPGGMLVQKREGGKGDEEVITVRVSTGSYWHDISIGATSTFGEMKMVVSMVTGLEPREQRLLFRGKEREDGDHLHMVGVRDRDKVLLLEDPAIKEMKLQAMSGNQVMGSPCHAIIEV; encoded by the exons atgaTCAAGTTGAGATCAAAGAAGCTCTTCAAGAGAAGCTCTAAATTGAGCAGCAGTTCGAGCAGCGTTGTCACTGGAGGCTGTGGTGGTGGTGTCAACATTGAGTGGGAGATGCGGCCTGGGGGCATGCTGGTtcagaagagagagggaggaaagggTGATGAGGAGGTGATCACTGTTAGAGTCTCCACTGGGTCATATTGGCATGACATCTCCATTGGAGCCACCTCCACATTTG GAGAGATGAAGATGGTTGTGTCCATGGTGACAGGGCTGGAGCCCAGAGAGCAGAGGCTTTTGTTCAGGGGAAAGGAGAGGGAGGATGGAGATCATCTCCACATGGTGGGAGTCAGGGACAGGGACAAGGTGCTGCTGTTAGAGGATCCTGCCATCAAGGAAATGAAGCTGCAAGCAATGTCAGGAAACCAAGTCATGGGGAGCCCTTGCCATGCCATTATAGAGGTGTAG